A single window of Rhodamnia argentea isolate NSW1041297 chromosome 5, ASM2092103v1, whole genome shotgun sequence DNA harbors:
- the LOC115754934 gene encoding peroxidase 11-like, which translates to MLVYMYLHSSRKCMSAKEPKMAASIHLRVLAMQFLGAIAFVSGVIQSGASDPPLTLDYYASSCPTVFDVTHKEMECAVLSDPRNAALVVRLHFHDCFVQGCDGSVLLDDTITLQGEKTASPSINSLQGFEIIDRIKNKVESDCPGIVSCADILTIAARDAVILVGGPYWDVQVGRKDSRSASYELANTDIPTANEGLVSIISKFLNLGLSVTDTIALSGAHTIGMARCENYRARIYGDYESTSGGSPSSEARLSKLKSTCPAAGGGEDNIAPMDYETPNVFDNSYYHLLLNGEGLLNSDQELYSSVLAIQTKKLAEQYAHDMAAFFQQFSESMVKMGNITNSDSFVNGEVRKNCRFINT; encoded by the exons ATGCTCGTGTATATGTATCTGCACAGTTCCAGGAAGTGCATGTCAGCCAAAGAACCAAAAATGGCAGCTTCGATTCATCTGAGAGTCCTCGCGATGCAGTTCTTGGGCGCGATCGCCTTCGTTTCTGGTGTTATCCAGTCTGGCGCAAGCGACCCTCCGCTGACGCTTGATTATTATGCATCTTCGTGCCCGACCGTGTTCGACGTCACCCACAAAGAAATGGAATGTGCAGTGCTTTCAGATCCGCGCAACGCTGCGTTAGTAGTCCGGCTGCACTTTCATGACTGCTTCGTTCAG GGATGCGACGGTTCGGTTCTGCTAGACGATACTATCACTCTGCAAGGAGAGAAGACAGCGTCCCCCAGTATAAACTCTCTACAAGGTTTTGAAATCATCGATAGGATCAAGAACAAGGTTGAATCCGACTGCCCCGGAATCGTCTCGTGTGCTGATATATTGACGATTGCTGCTAGGGATGCTGTCATTCTG GTGGGCGGACCGTATTGGGATGTTCAGGTGGGGAGGAAGGACTCAAGAAGTGCAAGCTACGAGCTCGCAAACACCGACATACCAACCGCGAACGAAGGTCTCGTTTCCATCATTTCCAAGTTCCTTAACCTCGGCCTCTCTGTCACCGACACCATTGCGCTTTCTG GGGCTCACACAATCGGCATGGCACGCTGTGAGAACTACCGCGCGAGAATATACGGGGACTACGAATCGACATCGGGTGGTAGTCCGTCATCCGAAGCGCGCCTCAGCAAATTGAAGTCCACGTGCCCCGCAGCAGGAGGGGGAGAGGACAACATTGCACCGATGGACTACGAGACGCCCAATGTTTTCGACAACTCCTACTACCATCTGCTCCTGAACGGAGAGGGATTACTCAACTCTGATCAGGAACTGTACTCGAGTGTATTGGCCATCCAGACCAAGAAGCTTGCAGAACAGTACGCGCACGACATGGCGGCTTTCTTTCAGCAGTTCTCCGAGTCCATGGTGAAGATGGGGAACATCACGAATTCGGACAGCTTCGTCAATGGAGAAGTGAGGAAGAATTGCAGATTTATCAATACATGA